Proteins co-encoded in one Pseudorhizobium banfieldiae genomic window:
- a CDS encoding LacI family DNA-binding transcriptional regulator: MAQKIKLSTIAESLGLSTATISLALRDSPLVAADTREKIKEQARALGYIYNRRAASLRTSRSGIVGVVVHDIMNPFYGEILKAIESELDRSGQTFILSNHYDSVEKQRTFIETLLQLGGDGVIMSPAIGTPIEDVKLAEANGMPAILVARSMEGVNLPMYRGDDSYGISLATNHLIGLGHRVIAMIGGTDQTSTGRDRYQGYVNALRKAGIEVDPNLRIPGPRSKQGGFEAAVHFLSLPQKPTAAVCWNDLVAIGLMNGIARAGLVPGQDISVTGYDDLEEASIATPALTTVWNGQSEVGRLAARALLDRLAGSHEPDGIHLIKPEMRIRQSTGIYRPRS; the protein is encoded by the coding sequence GTGGCGCAAAAGATCAAGCTGTCGACCATTGCCGAGAGCCTCGGGCTTTCCACGGCCACCATCTCGCTGGCGCTTCGCGACAGTCCGCTGGTCGCAGCCGACACCCGGGAGAAGATCAAGGAGCAGGCCCGCGCGCTGGGTTATATCTACAATCGCCGCGCGGCAAGCCTCAGGACCTCCCGCTCCGGCATTGTCGGCGTCGTCGTGCACGACATCATGAACCCCTTCTACGGCGAAATCCTGAAGGCGATCGAGAGCGAGCTCGACCGCAGCGGCCAGACCTTCATCCTGTCCAACCACTACGATTCCGTCGAGAAACAGCGGACCTTCATCGAAACGCTGCTACAACTCGGTGGCGACGGGGTCATCATGTCTCCGGCGATCGGCACTCCGATCGAGGACGTCAAGCTCGCCGAGGCCAATGGCATGCCGGCCATTCTGGTTGCCCGGTCCATGGAGGGCGTCAACCTGCCCATGTATCGCGGCGACGACAGCTACGGCATCTCGCTCGCTACCAACCATCTGATCGGGCTCGGCCACCGGGTGATCGCCATGATCGGCGGTACGGATCAGACCTCCACCGGGCGCGACCGCTACCAGGGCTATGTCAACGCGCTGCGCAAGGCAGGCATCGAAGTCGATCCGAACCTGCGCATTCCCGGCCCGCGCTCCAAGCAGGGCGGCTTCGAGGCGGCCGTACATTTCCTGTCGCTGCCGCAGAAGCCGACGGCGGCCGTGTGCTGGAACGATCTCGTGGCCATAGGCCTGATGAACGGCATCGCCCGCGCCGGCCTCGTCCCGGGCCAGGATATTTCCGTTACCGGCTACGATGACCTGGAAGAGGCATCGATCGCCACGCCGGCGCTCACCACCGTCTGGAACGGCCAGAGCGAGGTGGGCCGGCTTGCCGCGCGCGCGCTGCTTGACCGCCTGGCCGGGAGCCACGAGCCGGACGGCATCCATCTCATCAAGCCGGAGATGCGCATCCGCCAGTCAACCGGCATCTACCGACCCCGCAGCTGA
- a CDS encoding MarR family winged helix-turn-helix transcriptional regulator produces MAKKKDGKKGKDGKKKDSEAFAPADLAVGLTQAARSLRTVLSRSLAESGLYAGQDGVILALAEQDGLTAGQLAAHLGVKAPTMTRTIGRMEAQGFVLRSEDGEDGRLTKVFLTESGRASVTRIEKSVAACGELALKDFSGKEIRTLMRLLRALDNNLHSPE; encoded by the coding sequence ATGGCCAAGAAGAAGGACGGCAAGAAGGGCAAGGACGGCAAGAAGAAGGATAGCGAAGCCTTTGCTCCCGCCGATCTTGCAGTCGGCCTCACCCAGGCGGCCCGGTCGCTGCGCACCGTGCTCAGCCGCAGCCTTGCGGAAAGCGGCCTCTATGCGGGGCAGGATGGCGTGATCCTTGCACTCGCCGAGCAGGACGGCTTGACCGCCGGCCAGTTGGCCGCCCATCTCGGCGTCAAGGCCCCGACCATGACGCGCACCATCGGACGCATGGAGGCGCAGGGTTTCGTCCTGCGCAGCGAGGACGGCGAAGACGGACGCCTGACAAAAGTATTCCTCACCGAGAGCGGCAGAGCGAGCGTGACACGGATCGAGAAAAGCGTTGCGGCCTGTGGGGAGCTAGCCTTGAAGGATTTCTCGGGCAAGGAGATCCGGACACTGATGCGGCTCCTGCGCGCCCTGGACAACAATCTCCATTCGCCTGAATAA
- a CDS encoding creatininase family protein, with amino-acid sequence MPHPRPHFRDNDPTLSPVDRGDWIAVLPLGAHEQHGPHLPFETDTLIAMGIVDRLINTLPPRLPVTFLPVEPVGYSIEHMDVPGTKTLAFDEAVMRWVGIAEGLHRQGIRKLAMLNAHGGNSPLMTIVATEARVRFNMLAVATSWTRFGVPEGLISPEEKAIDIHGGDIETSVMLALHPDRVDMARAEAFQSRQREFASRFRHLRAYGPHAFGWKMSDLNKAGVAGNAAAATAAKGETILAHAVKGIVELLEDVAAFDAVELS; translated from the coding sequence ATGCCTCACCCACGGCCGCATTTCAGGGACAATGATCCGACGCTCTCGCCCGTCGACCGCGGCGATTGGATTGCCGTCCTGCCGCTCGGCGCCCATGAACAGCACGGACCGCACCTGCCCTTCGAGACCGATACGCTCATCGCGATGGGGATCGTCGACCGGCTGATCAACACCCTGCCCCCTCGCCTTCCGGTCACCTTCCTTCCCGTCGAACCCGTCGGTTATTCCATCGAGCACATGGATGTACCCGGGACGAAGACACTGGCATTCGACGAGGCGGTGATGCGCTGGGTGGGGATTGCGGAGGGCCTGCACCGACAAGGAATCCGCAAGTTGGCGATGCTCAATGCCCATGGCGGCAATTCCCCTCTAATGACCATCGTCGCCACCGAAGCCCGTGTCCGGTTCAACATGCTGGCAGTCGCGACAAGCTGGACACGCTTCGGGGTACCCGAAGGGCTGATCAGCCCTGAGGAAAAGGCGATCGACATCCATGGCGGTGATATCGAGACATCGGTCATGCTGGCGCTCCATCCGGACCGGGTGGACATGGCGAGGGCCGAAGCCTTCCAATCCCGCCAGAGGGAATTCGCCAGCCGCTTCCGGCACCTGCGCGCCTATGGCCCCCATGCCTTCGGCTGGAAGATGTCGGACCTCAACAAGGCGGGCGTCGCCGGCAACGCCGCCGCCGCGACCGCGGCAAAGGGCGAGACCATCCTGGCCCACGCGGTGAAGGGAATCGTGGAACTTCTGGAAGATGTGGCGGCGTTCGATGCGGTGGAACTGTCATAG
- a CDS encoding type II toxin-antitoxin system VapB family antitoxin has translation MTLNIRNKQADALARELAELDGTTITDAVVNALRETIASRLKNESPRETARRVLARRGLAFKPNRRPVPAEAFHELDHELASD, from the coding sequence ATGACCCTCAATATCCGAAACAAGCAAGCGGATGCTCTGGCACGCGAACTGGCGGAGCTTGACGGCACGACGATCACAGACGCAGTCGTCAATGCGCTGCGCGAAACCATCGCAAGCCGCCTAAAGAACGAAAGCCCACGTGAGACTGCAAGGCGCGTACTCGCTAGACGCGGCCTCGCATTCAAGCCGAACCGACGTCCTGTTCCTGCCGAAGCGTTCCACGAACTCGACCACGAACTGGCATCTGACTGA
- a CDS encoding type II toxin-antitoxin system VapC family toxin, with translation MFVDACAIISLMAGEDTADAYEEALLGAASPFTSALAAWEAIIILSRPDQLDCSYRDAEGAVLEWLDDRNIELRETGQPREILHHAVAVAQDRGIGRRHLSNFDCFHYAHAKAMGQPILTTDRLLRETDVDTKP, from the coding sequence ATGTTTGTCGACGCCTGCGCGATCATATCGTTGATGGCGGGCGAAGACACGGCCGATGCCTATGAAGAGGCTTTACTCGGCGCAGCTTCGCCCTTCACCTCAGCACTCGCTGCCTGGGAGGCGATCATCATCCTGTCGCGTCCTGATCAGCTCGACTGTAGCTATCGCGACGCGGAAGGGGCTGTTCTTGAGTGGCTGGACGACCGCAATATCGAGTTGAGGGAGACAGGCCAGCCCCGGGAGATCTTGCACCACGCCGTCGCGGTGGCGCAGGATCGCGGCATCGGCCGTCGGCATCTGAGCAACTTCGATTGCTTCCACTACGCTCATGCGAAGGCGATGGGGCAGCCTATCCTGACCACAGACCGTCTCCTGCGGGAGACAGACGTCGACACCAAGCCGTGA
- a CDS encoding CobW family GTP-binding protein — MTDTTTATPVPVTVLTGYLGAGKTTLLNRILSESHGKKYAVIVNEFGEIGIDNDLIVESDEEIYEMNNGCVCCTVRGDLIRVVEGLMRRPGRFDGIIVETTGLADPVPVAQTFFMDDDVRAKTELDAVVALVDAKHLPLRLKDSREAEDQIAFADVVVINKTDLVTPEELAQIEDVVRAINPGARIYKTSRSGVDLAKVLNQGAFNLERALENDPQFLEHGHEDHVCGPDCDHDHGHHHHDHDHHHHDHDHHHHHDHDHGHDHHHHAPSPIHDVTVKSISLRGGEMNPDRFFPWIQKVTQTDGPNILRLKGIIAFKGDEERYVVQGVHMIVEGDHQRPWKEDEKRESRLVFIGRDLDVEKIEKSFKACEATPA; from the coding sequence ATGACCGACACGACCACCGCCACGCCCGTTCCCGTCACCGTTCTCACCGGCTATCTCGGCGCCGGGAAGACGACGCTCCTGAATCGCATCCTCTCCGAGAGCCACGGCAAGAAGTATGCGGTCATCGTCAACGAGTTCGGCGAGATAGGCATCGACAACGACTTGATTGTGGAATCCGACGAGGAAATCTACGAGATGAACAACGGCTGCGTCTGCTGCACGGTGCGCGGCGACCTGATCCGCGTCGTGGAAGGCCTGATGCGCCGCCCCGGCCGCTTCGACGGCATCATCGTCGAGACGACTGGCCTTGCCGACCCGGTTCCGGTTGCGCAGACCTTCTTCATGGACGACGACGTGCGCGCCAAGACCGAGCTCGATGCCGTGGTCGCGCTGGTGGACGCGAAGCACCTGCCGCTCCGCCTGAAGGACAGCCGCGAGGCCGAGGACCAGATTGCCTTCGCCGATGTTGTCGTCATCAACAAGACCGATCTCGTGACGCCGGAAGAACTGGCGCAGATCGAGGATGTCGTTCGGGCCATCAATCCCGGCGCACGCATCTACAAGACGAGCCGGTCCGGCGTCGACCTTGCCAAGGTCCTGAATCAGGGCGCCTTCAACCTGGAGCGGGCGCTGGAGAACGATCCGCAGTTCCTGGAGCATGGCCACGAAGATCATGTCTGCGGTCCGGATTGCGACCATGACCATGGTCACCATCACCACGACCACGACCATCACCACCACGATCATGATCACCACCATCATCACGATCATGACCATGGCCACGATCACCACCATCACGCCCCCTCGCCGATCCACGACGTGACGGTGAAGTCCATCTCGCTGCGCGGTGGCGAGATGAACCCGGACCGGTTCTTTCCGTGGATCCAGAAGGTCACCCAGACCGATGGGCCCAATATCCTGCGGCTCAAGGGCATCATCGCCTTCAAGGGCGACGAGGAACGCTACGTGGTGCAGGGCGTCCACATGATCGTGGAGGGCGACCACCAACGACCCTGGAAGGAGGACGAGAAGCGCGAAAGCCGCCTCGTCTTCATCGGACGCGATCTCGATGTCGAGAAGATCGAGAAGAGCTTCAAGGCCTGCGAGGCGACGCCAGCCTGA
- a CDS encoding WD40 repeat domain-containing protein, with amino-acid sequence MPTVAPLDLEGHVVATHFLGEVPLFASAAGTIHRLDGGEKVTEAHEGLLTCIRDPYSATLLTGGEDGKVLRIAHEGSVTQLAEAPRKWINVVAGGPQGAVAYAHGRTSFVRLSDGTTREFSEERTVEGVAFAPKGLRIAVARYNGVTLHWVGTNGAPVDLDWKGAHTGVTFSPDGRFLVTTMQENALHGWKLDGKPGDARHMRMTGYPAKVKSLSWSVKGKWLASSGAPAAIVWPFSAKDGPMGKAPLELGTRANIMVTQVAFHPAEEVLAIGFVDGMILGVRIADGKEALLRRPGKGAITGLSWSATGKLLAFSSEAGDCGVIDISA; translated from the coding sequence ATGCCGACCGTCGCACCGCTTGATCTCGAAGGCCACGTCGTCGCCACGCATTTCCTCGGCGAGGTTCCGCTCTTCGCCTCTGCTGCCGGCACCATCCACCGTCTCGATGGCGGCGAGAAGGTGACAGAAGCGCATGAGGGCCTGCTCACCTGCATCCGCGACCCCTACAGCGCCACCCTCCTTACCGGCGGCGAGGACGGCAAGGTCCTGCGCATCGCCCATGAGGGCAGCGTGACGCAGCTGGCAGAAGCGCCGCGCAAGTGGATCAACGTGGTCGCCGGCGGCCCGCAGGGGGCCGTCGCCTATGCGCATGGGCGCACGAGCTTCGTGCGCCTTTCGGACGGCACGACGCGCGAATTTTCCGAAGAGCGAACGGTGGAAGGCGTTGCCTTCGCCCCGAAGGGCCTGCGGATTGCCGTGGCGCGTTACAATGGCGTCACTCTACACTGGGTCGGCACCAATGGCGCACCCGTCGATCTCGACTGGAAGGGTGCCCACACCGGCGTGACATTCTCCCCCGATGGTCGTTTCCTCGTCACCACCATGCAGGAAAACGCGCTGCACGGCTGGAAGCTTGACGGCAAGCCCGGGGACGCGCGCCACATGCGAATGACCGGCTACCCTGCCAAGGTGAAGTCGCTCTCCTGGTCGGTGAAGGGCAAGTGGCTGGCCTCCTCCGGTGCGCCGGCCGCGATCGTCTGGCCTTTCTCGGCCAAGGACGGCCCGATGGGCAAGGCGCCGCTGGAACTCGGCACGCGCGCCAACATCATGGTCACCCAGGTCGCCTTCCATCCGGCGGAGGAGGTCCTGGCAATCGGCTTCGTCGACGGCATGATCCTCGGCGTGCGGATCGCCGACGGCAAGGAGGCACTGTTGCGTCGTCCCGGCAAGGGGGCCATCACCGGCCTGAGCTGGAGCGCGACGGGCAAGCTGCTCGCCTTTTCCTCCGAAGCCGGTGACTGCGGCGTCATCGACATCTCGGCCTGA
- a CDS encoding serine hydrolase domain-containing protein, with the protein MITRRTLISAIPLALTAPHALAQAVPQAPEPGASLGAVLDGARGLEPLKVVLASREGEMLAERAFNGHSIGESTNIKSASKSIISAMVGIAIDKRLLQGADQKIAPILERELPREPDPRMSEITIGNLLSMQAGLARMSGPNYGRWVSSRNWVRFALSEPFDGEPGGQMLYSTASTHLLSAILTRVGEKSTLALAREWFEPVEGFRIGSWEQDPQGIYLGGNQMAMTAHSLLAFGEVYRNGGKAEDGTRIISEGWIEQSWIPRTNSRFSGDGYGYGWFLRRIGGEEVKFGWGYGGQMLYVVPSLGLTVVMTSDENSPSARTGYRDDLHALLAEIIGAVRSA; encoded by the coding sequence ATGATCACAAGACGCACCCTGATTTCTGCCATTCCCCTCGCTCTCACTGCCCCTCATGCTCTCGCCCAGGCTGTTCCGCAGGCGCCGGAGCCCGGCGCATCCCTCGGCGCTGTCTTGGACGGGGCGAGAGGCCTGGAGCCTCTCAAGGTGGTGCTGGCTTCCCGGGAAGGAGAAATGCTCGCCGAACGCGCCTTCAACGGGCATTCCATTGGCGAATCGACGAACATCAAGTCGGCCTCCAAGTCGATTATCTCCGCCATGGTCGGCATCGCCATCGACAAGCGTCTGCTGCAGGGAGCCGATCAGAAGATCGCGCCGATCCTCGAACGCGAGCTGCCGCGCGAGCCGGATCCACGCATGTCCGAGATCACCATCGGCAACCTTCTCTCCATGCAGGCGGGTCTCGCCCGCATGTCGGGTCCCAACTACGGTCGCTGGGTGTCGAGCCGCAACTGGGTGCGCTTTGCGCTGTCGGAGCCCTTCGACGGCGAGCCGGGCGGGCAGATGCTTTACTCCACCGCCTCCACCCATCTCCTCTCGGCCATCCTCACCCGCGTCGGGGAGAAGTCGACGCTGGCGCTGGCGCGCGAATGGTTCGAGCCGGTGGAAGGTTTCCGTATCGGCTCCTGGGAGCAGGATCCGCAGGGGATCTATCTCGGCGGCAACCAGATGGCGATGACGGCGCACTCCTTGCTGGCCTTCGGGGAAGTCTACCGCAACGGCGGCAAGGCAGAGGACGGCACGCGCATCATCTCCGAGGGCTGGATAGAGCAGTCATGGATACCGCGGACCAATTCCCGCTTTTCCGGCGATGGCTACGGCTATGGCTGGTTCCTGCGCAGGATCGGCGGCGAGGAGGTCAAGTTCGGCTGGGGTTATGGCGGTCAGATGCTCTATGTCGTCCCGTCGCTCGGGCTCACGGTGGTGATGACGTCGGACGAGAATTCACCCTCCGCCCGCACAGGCTATCGCGACGACCTGCACGCCCTCCTGGCGGAGATCATCGGTGCCGTTCGCTCCGCCTGA
- a CDS encoding LysR family transcriptional regulator, translated as MDRLTRMELFVRVVERGSFAAAAADLGLARSTATAAIKALEANLGARLLERTTRHVAVTLDGRAFYQRCLSILAEMAEAETIFRKATPQGVLRVDAHPMLTQTFLLPHLREFLDRYPALELQIGQTDRYVDLIREGVDCVIRAGEISDSSLIIRRLGSITELTCASPAYIEAHGTPETPDALEGHEAIGFISSRTGQVLPLEFTVDGQIREVTLPTRIRVNNSDTIVDLACRGFGLIQAPRHRLRPFIERGELVEVLADFLPARTPLSALYPQNRQLSPRVRVFLDWISEIFAKAEL; from the coding sequence ATGGATCGCCTGACGCGCATGGAGCTCTTCGTCCGGGTAGTGGAACGCGGCAGCTTCGCCGCGGCCGCCGCCGATCTGGGGCTTGCGCGCTCCACCGCGACGGCGGCGATCAAGGCGCTGGAGGCGAATCTCGGGGCGCGCCTCCTCGAACGGACCACCCGGCACGTCGCCGTCACGCTCGACGGCCGTGCCTTCTACCAGCGCTGCCTGTCGATCCTTGCCGAGATGGCGGAGGCGGAGACGATTTTTCGTAAGGCAACGCCGCAAGGCGTGCTGCGGGTGGACGCCCACCCGATGCTGACGCAGACATTCCTGCTCCCGCACCTTCGCGAGTTCCTCGACCGCTACCCGGCCCTGGAACTGCAGATCGGCCAGACGGATCGCTATGTCGACCTAATCCGAGAGGGCGTCGACTGCGTCATCCGCGCCGGCGAAATTTCCGACAGTTCATTGATCATCCGGAGGCTCGGCTCGATCACCGAGCTGACCTGCGCCAGCCCCGCCTATATCGAGGCCCACGGCACGCCTGAAACCCCGGATGCGCTGGAGGGGCACGAGGCGATCGGCTTCATCTCCTCGCGCACCGGGCAGGTCCTGCCGCTGGAGTTTACCGTTGACGGGCAGATCCGCGAAGTTACGCTGCCGACGCGCATACGGGTCAACAATTCCGACACGATCGTGGACCTCGCCTGCCGTGGCTTCGGCCTGATCCAGGCGCCGCGTCACCGCCTTCGGCCTTTCATCGAGAGGGGTGAACTCGTAGAGGTGCTGGCAGATTTCCTACCGGCGCGAACGCCGCTTTCGGCTCTCTATCCGCAGAACCGGCAGCTCTCACCGCGCGTGCGCGTGTTCCTCGACTGGATCAGCGAGATCTTTGCAAAGGCCGAGCTCTAG
- a CDS encoding SDR family oxidoreductase — MTHTEQRVAIVTGASKGIGRAAAIRLAADGFAVIVNYSSSPAAADEVVAEIEAAGGKALAVQADVSTSAGIAALFDAAEQHFGGTDVLVNNAGVMTLIPLTEMDDATFERHIAVNLTGTFYGIREAGRRLRDGGRIINFSSSVIGAYGPRYGGYAASKGGVEAMTHVASKELGSRGITVNAVAPGPVETEMFMHGKSEELVQSIVRGIPLGRLGQPDDIAPVVSFLASPEGGWVNGQVLRANGGML, encoded by the coding sequence ATGACACACACAGAACAACGCGTCGCCATCGTCACCGGGGCCTCGAAGGGCATTGGCCGGGCTGCTGCCATTCGCCTTGCAGCCGACGGCTTCGCGGTGATCGTCAACTATTCCTCAAGCCCGGCCGCTGCCGACGAGGTGGTCGCGGAGATTGAAGCGGCCGGCGGCAAGGCGCTCGCCGTGCAGGCGGATGTCAGCACATCGGCCGGCATCGCGGCGCTGTTCGACGCTGCGGAACAGCATTTCGGCGGCACCGACGTCCTCGTCAACAATGCCGGCGTGATGACGCTCATCCCATTGACGGAAATGGATGATGCAACCTTCGAGCGGCACATCGCCGTCAACCTCACCGGTACCTTCTACGGTATCCGCGAGGCAGGCCGCCGGCTGCGCGACGGGGGCCGGATCATCAACTTCTCCTCCAGCGTCATCGGGGCATACGGCCCGCGCTACGGAGGATACGCGGCAAGCAAGGGCGGTGTCGAAGCCATGACTCATGTGGCTTCGAAGGAACTTGGAAGCCGGGGGATTACGGTCAACGCCGTCGCGCCGGGGCCGGTGGAAACCGAGATGTTCATGCACGGCAAATCGGAAGAACTGGTGCAGAGCATCGTCCGAGGCATTCCGCTCGGACGGCTCGGCCAGCCGGACGACATCGCCCCGGTCGTGTCCTTCCTCGCAAGCCCCGAGGGCGGATGGGTGAACGGCCAGGTGCTCCGCGCCAATGGCGGCATGCTCTGA
- a CDS encoding tautomerase family protein, protein MPFVNIKTPEGSLTRAQKEEIAHRTTDLLVGYFSEAARPHTMVLIEEVKDGGYGRADEIYVIPDAYRAREAE, encoded by the coding sequence ATGCCATTCGTCAACATCAAGACCCCGGAGGGCTCGCTGACGCGGGCCCAGAAGGAGGAGATCGCGCACCGCACGACAGACCTGCTGGTCGGTTACTTCAGCGAAGCGGCACGTCCGCATACCATGGTGCTGATCGAGGAGGTCAAGGATGGCGGCTATGGCCGCGCCGATGAGATCTACGTCATCCCCGACGCTTACCGCGCACGTGAGGCGGAATAA
- a CDS encoding zinc-dependent alcohol dehydrogenase: MKALVWHGKEDIRCDTVSDPEIEDARDAIIKVTSCAICGSDLHLFHNFIPAMEPGDVMGHEMMGEVVEVGSGINGALKKGDRIVVPFTILCGECDQCKRGNFSVCERSNRNKDMADKVFGHATAGLFGYTHLTGGYPGGQAEYLRVPFADKTHIKVPDSLTDEQALFLGDIFPTGWQAAVNCDIQPTDTVAIWGCGPVGQMAIRSAVLLGAKQVLAIDCIPERLSMAEAGGAITINFQTESVVERLNDLTAGKGPEKCIDAVGLESHVSMGQPDTLLDRAKQMVMLESDRPHVLREMIYVCQPGGIISIAGVYGGLVDKIPMGPAMNKSLTFRMGQTHVNRWTDDLVRRIEEGQIDPSFVITHTAKLEDGPDMYKVFRNKQDGCVKVVLKT; the protein is encoded by the coding sequence GTGAAAGCTCTCGTCTGGCACGGAAAAGAGGATATCCGCTGCGACACGGTCTCGGATCCCGAGATCGAGGACGCTCGCGACGCGATCATCAAGGTCACCAGCTGTGCCATATGCGGTTCCGACCTTCACCTCTTCCACAATTTCATTCCGGCGATGGAGCCGGGTGACGTCATGGGCCACGAGATGATGGGCGAGGTGGTGGAAGTGGGCTCCGGCATCAACGGCGCCCTTAAGAAGGGCGACCGGATCGTGGTACCCTTCACCATCCTCTGCGGTGAATGCGACCAGTGCAAGCGGGGCAACTTCTCCGTTTGCGAGCGCTCCAACCGCAACAAGGACATGGCGGACAAGGTTTTCGGCCACGCAACCGCAGGCCTCTTCGGCTATACGCACCTGACGGGCGGCTATCCAGGCGGCCAGGCGGAATATCTTCGCGTACCCTTTGCCGACAAGACCCACATCAAGGTGCCCGATAGCCTGACCGACGAACAGGCCCTCTTCCTCGGCGATATCTTCCCCACCGGCTGGCAGGCTGCGGTCAATTGCGACATCCAGCCGACCGACACTGTGGCCATCTGGGGCTGCGGCCCTGTCGGACAGATGGCGATCCGCAGCGCCGTCCTTCTCGGCGCCAAGCAGGTCCTCGCGATAGACTGCATTCCCGAACGGCTATCCATGGCCGAGGCAGGTGGTGCGATCACCATCAACTTCCAGACAGAAAGCGTGGTGGAGCGTCTGAACGACCTCACCGCGGGCAAGGGCCCGGAAAAGTGCATCGACGCGGTCGGACTTGAATCCCATGTCTCGATGGGCCAGCCGGATACGCTTCTCGACCGCGCCAAGCAGATGGTGATGCTGGAGAGTGACCGGCCGCATGTGCTGCGCGAGATGATCTACGTCTGCCAGCCCGGCGGCATCATCTCGATTGCGGGCGTCTATGGCGGGCTTGTCGACAAGATCCCGATGGGGCCGGCGATGAACAAGAGCCTCACCTTCCGCATGGGCCAGACCCACGTCAACCGCTGGACCGACGATCTCGTCCGCCGGATCGAGGAAGGCCAGATCGATCCCTCCTTCGTCATCACCCATACGGCGAAGCTCGAGGACGGACCGGACATGTATAAGGTCTTTCGCAACAAGCAGGACGGCTGCGTCAAGGTCGTGCTGAAGACTTGA
- a CDS encoding acyltransferase family protein, giving the protein MRELSGRFTVVDALRGAAAMGVVLYHAVSAGHVERLMALFPAWVEAGVLHAGLGVAVFFVLSGFVIAHSLYNRPMTLRELGRFTLKRSLRLDPAYWVSIAATIAFAVLSSYVVAGREMPIYTAPQILAHIFYVQDLLDYPAISPVFWTLCLEIQFYLVYALLIGVSGFRPAGIVAACAVSLVWPLGLGPELWSGLFLPLWYGFLLGVAVYWTWQQPRLVPLFLIYATVLLLSGLWADDAFRVVCSATALSLFWASIYGQISVGLNWRWLQFLGLISYSLYLTHNIVTGGIFRIATMLGPRSSLGDLVWWGLSILGCVSFATVFWWLFERPSMDLSKRVGQRKNAGCPPQSPAPIAVSQVPH; this is encoded by the coding sequence ATGCGCGAATTGTCAGGGCGGTTCACGGTTGTCGATGCGTTGCGCGGCGCGGCGGCGATGGGCGTGGTTTTGTATCATGCTGTTTCGGCCGGACATGTGGAACGTTTGATGGCGCTGTTTCCGGCGTGGGTTGAGGCGGGGGTGCTGCATGCCGGCCTCGGCGTCGCCGTGTTTTTCGTACTGAGCGGCTTCGTCATCGCCCATTCGCTTTACAACCGACCGATGACTCTTCGGGAACTCGGCCGTTTTACCCTGAAGCGTTCGCTTCGGCTCGATCCGGCCTATTGGGTTTCGATCGCGGCCACTATCGCCTTCGCGGTGCTCTCCTCTTACGTGGTAGCCGGCCGGGAAATGCCGATTTACACTGCTCCGCAGATCCTCGCACACATTTTCTACGTTCAGGACCTTTTGGACTACCCGGCAATCAGCCCCGTCTTCTGGACGCTATGCCTCGAAATCCAGTTCTACCTCGTCTACGCCCTGCTCATCGGAGTGAGCGGCTTCAGACCAGCCGGAATCGTTGCAGCCTGCGCCGTCAGCCTTGTTTGGCCGCTCGGCCTCGGACCTGAACTCTGGTCCGGGCTCTTCTTGCCGCTGTGGTATGGCTTCCTTCTCGGGGTGGCAGTCTACTGGACATGGCAGCAGCCGAGACTTGTACCTCTATTTCTGATCTACGCGACAGTGCTGCTTCTATCCGGCCTATGGGCGGACGACGCCTTTAGGGTCGTGTGCTCGGCGACGGCGCTGTCCCTTTTCTGGGCATCCATCTACGGGCAAATCAGCGTCGGGCTGAACTGGCGATGGCTGCAGTTTCTGGGCCTGATCTCCTATTCGCTCTACCTGACGCATAATATTGTCACTGGCGGGATTTTTCGCATCGCGACCATGCTGGGGCCCCGCTCGTCACTGGGGGATCTGGTTTGGTGGGGACTTTCGATCCTGGGCTGTGTCAGCTTTGCGACCGTCTTCTGGTGGCTTTTTGAGCGGCCAAGCATGGATCTGTCCAAGAGAGTGGGGCAGCGGAAGAATGCCGGTTGTCCACCTCAAAGCCCTGCCCCCATAGCAGTATCACAGGTGCCGCACTAG